In Deinococcus sp. QL22, the following are encoded in one genomic region:
- a CDS encoding sensor histidine kinase, translating into MVDGVTLRWRLTLFYTALLAVLLTGVAFATLLMMRTNLISGMDRELQDTYRQFTKIYSQIELESAASGNGDSGSAGVLLRPARYFFPNSAIQIEQLAFYDQDSLTEEFARAKSEQNRAQLLAILRTLADGTRQSVGVDPSSPIRLSDAELVRLIAAPGRQMILTRQVKEQFRDPVSMRVLVTLAPVLLENNAFGTARETFAITYVGRNLSTLTFTLAQLQSVILLLFLAGLVTVGAGSYLLAGQAMRPLRLVQRAAERIGGQNLTERVPEPTTGDEVQALAQALNAMLGRLESSFEAQRRFTSDASHELRTPVTAISGHASYLLRRTSPNGQQQESLNIIRSESERLTNLIASLLQLARSDSGALTLTHQPILSSLFLADVARELAPLAQAQNTVLTATGEDVPFEGDPDRMKQVIINLVGNALKAGATTITLESTPQEVVGGKTKEVRLSVRDDGPGIAPEHLQRLFDRFYRVEDSRSRDQGGAGLGLSIAKGIVDAHGGRIWIESEVGVGTVAHVQVPVGNVPDLSEEDVP; encoded by the coding sequence TTGGTGGACGGCGTGACTCTGCGCTGGCGCTTGACGCTGTTCTATACGGCGCTATTGGCTGTGCTGCTGACAGGTGTGGCCTTCGCCACCCTGCTGATGATGAGAACCAACCTCATCAGCGGGATGGACCGGGAACTGCAAGACACCTACCGCCAATTCACCAAAATCTACAGCCAGATCGAGCTGGAATCGGCAGCCAGTGGAAACGGAGACAGTGGCAGCGCGGGTGTGCTTCTGCGCCCCGCCCGCTACTTTTTCCCCAACTCCGCCATTCAAATCGAGCAGCTGGCGTTTTATGACCAGGACAGCTTGACCGAAGAGTTTGCGCGGGCCAAGTCCGAACAGAACCGCGCCCAACTGCTGGCTATCCTTCGCACGTTGGCAGACGGCACCCGCCAAAGCGTAGGCGTTGACCCCAGCTCTCCCATTCGCTTGTCGGACGCCGAATTGGTGCGCCTGATCGCGGCTCCCGGACGCCAAATGATCCTGACCCGGCAGGTGAAAGAACAGTTCCGCGATCCGGTGTCTATGCGGGTCTTGGTCACGCTGGCTCCAGTGTTGTTAGAAAACAACGCCTTTGGTACGGCCCGCGAAACCTTCGCGATTACCTACGTGGGCCGCAATTTGTCCACACTGACCTTTACGCTGGCGCAGCTTCAGAGCGTGATTCTGCTGCTGTTTTTGGCCGGGCTGGTGACGGTGGGGGCGGGGTCTTATTTGCTGGCGGGTCAGGCCATGCGGCCCCTGCGCCTGGTTCAGCGGGCTGCCGAGCGCATTGGCGGCCAAAACCTGACCGAGCGCGTGCCCGAACCCACCACAGGCGATGAAGTGCAGGCTTTAGCACAGGCCCTGAACGCCATGCTGGGGCGCTTGGAAAGCTCCTTCGAGGCCCAGCGCCGCTTTACTTCCGATGCCAGCCACGAACTCAGAACCCCGGTCACGGCCATCAGCGGGCACGCCAGCTACCTGCTGCGGCGCACGAGTCCCAACGGGCAACAGCAGGAAAGCCTGAACATCATCCGCAGCGAATCCGAACGTCTGACCAACCTGATTGCCAGCCTGCTGCAACTGGCCCGCTCCGACAGCGGCGCACTCACGCTGACGCATCAGCCAATTTTATCCAGCCTGTTTTTGGCCGATGTGGCCCGCGAATTGGCTCCTCTGGCACAGGCACAGAACACGGTGCTGACCGCCACAGGCGAGGACGTTCCCTTCGAGGGCGACCCAGACCGGATGAAGCAGGTCATCATCAATCTGGTGGGCAACGCGCTGAAGGCCGGAGCCACCACGATTACGCTGGAAAGTACGCCGCAGGAAGTGGTTGGGGGCAAAACCAAAGAAGTGCGACTGAGCGTGCGCGACGATGGCCCCGGCATCGCGCCTGAGCATCTGCAACGCCTGTTTGACCGCTTTTACCGCGTGGAAGACAGCCGCAGCCGGGATCAGGGCGGCGCGGGCCTTGGCCTCAGCATTGCCAAGGGCATCGTGGACGCGCACGGCGGGCGAATCTGGATAGAAAGTGAGGTGGGCGTGGGCACGGTGGCGCATGTACAGGTGCCGGTCGGGAATGTGCCGGATTTAAGTGAAGAAGATGTGCCGTAA
- the argR gene encoding arginine repressor, with protein sequence MLSKDQRQKRIQDIIARESVSTQADLVARLRADGVHVTQATVSRDINELRLVRLPIGKGRHRYALAQVAGHGNVEEELARLFQNFVHDVDRGENVLVIRTADGHATGVALLLDRLRRDDIVGTIAGEDTIFVVARTIAEGEELMEELNALMIG encoded by the coding sequence GTGCTCAGCAAGGATCAGCGCCAAAAGCGCATTCAGGACATCATCGCCCGCGAGAGTGTTTCCACGCAGGCCGACCTCGTCGCGCGGCTGCGGGCCGACGGCGTGCATGTCACCCAGGCCACCGTCAGCCGCGATATCAACGAACTCCGGCTGGTGCGCCTGCCCATCGGCAAGGGCCGCCACCGCTACGCCCTCGCGCAGGTGGCGGGGCACGGCAACGTAGAGGAAGAATTGGCCCGCCTGTTTCAAAACTTCGTGCATGACGTCGACCGGGGAGAAAACGTGTTGGTTATACGCACCGCGGACGGCCACGCCACCGGGGTCGCCCTGCTGCTCGACCGCCTGCGCCGGGACGACATCGTGGGCACGATTGCCGGAGAAGACACCATTTTCGTGGTGGCCCGCACGATTGCCGAGGGCGAGGAATTAATGGAAGAGTTGAATGCGCTGATGATCGGCTAG
- a CDS encoding GNAT family N-acetyltransferase produces MQHALTLSDSKFNGGPLTLRPLMPADFPALMALTRATPDQWALMGSQPTEEAYFQAALDAPDALPFVLEVNGEVMGGTRLGALSQANRAAEIGWTFLSPALHGTGANRRMKLTLLTYAFEGLWDGLGCVRLQIRTDARNVRSQRAIEKLGAVREGVLRSDMITASGYVRDTVMYSITREEWPGVKAELGGGDVSSVESAGV; encoded by the coding sequence ATGCAGCACGCCCTGACCCTCAGTGACAGCAAGTTTAACGGCGGCCCGCTCACCTTGCGGCCCCTGATGCCCGCCGACTTTCCTGCGCTGATGGCCCTGACCCGTGCCACACCCGATCAGTGGGCCTTGATGGGGAGCCAACCCACCGAGGAAGCCTATTTTCAGGCCGCGCTGGACGCCCCCGACGCCCTGCCATTCGTGCTGGAAGTAAACGGTGAGGTGATGGGCGGAACCCGTCTGGGCGCACTCAGTCAGGCCAACCGCGCCGCCGAAATTGGCTGGACATTCCTCAGCCCCGCCCTGCACGGCACGGGGGCCAACCGCCGCATGAAGCTGACGCTGCTCACTTACGCCTTTGAAGGTCTCTGGGACGGCCTCGGCTGCGTGCGCTTGCAAATCAGAACCGACGCCCGCAATGTTCGCAGTCAGCGGGCCATAGAAAAACTGGGAGCAGTGCGCGAAGGGGTGTTGCGCTCGGACATGATCACGGCCAGTGGCTATGTCCGCGATACGGTGATGTATTCCATCACGCGGGAGGAGTGGCCGGGGGTGAAGGCGGAACTGGGTGGCGGTGACGTGAGCAGTGTCGAAAGTGCTGGGGTCTAA
- the lpdA gene encoding dihydrolipoyl dehydrogenase, translating into MDFDVLVIGAGPGGYHAAIRAAQLGLRVACAEREAVGGVCLNVGCIPTKALLHAGEQIAAARHAADFGLTFGEQKMDIAKLNGWKDGIVKKLTGGVGALFKANKITHLIGEASFVDAHTVKVGDKTYTAGSFIIATGSEPAKLPGLDVNQVDIVDSTGALVMPDPVPARMLCVGGGVIGFEFSHVYNNMGSTVKVIEFLPNVIPGADADAVKEFAKSMTKQGIKIETQTKANKAEKKADGIHVELESVKTGEKRTEVFDRVLVAVGRRPRTDGLNMAAAGVNVTDRGFIPADLQQRTNIPHIFSVGDVAGNPMLAHKAMKEGLVAAEVIAGKPAAQDAVAIPGVVYTSPELAWVGLTEQEAKDKGYKVKTGTFPLSASGRAMTLQQTDGFVKMVVEADSDLLLGVHIVGPHASDLLGEAGLALEMAATATDIALTIHAHPTLGESVLEAAEAVHKQAIHIMNR; encoded by the coding sequence ATGGATTTTGACGTGTTGGTGATCGGTGCTGGCCCCGGCGGGTATCACGCGGCCATTCGCGCCGCGCAGCTTGGATTGCGGGTGGCGTGCGCCGAGCGCGAGGCGGTGGGCGGCGTGTGTCTGAACGTGGGCTGCATTCCTACCAAAGCCCTGCTGCACGCGGGCGAGCAAATTGCAGCGGCCCGCCACGCCGCCGACTTTGGCCTGACTTTTGGCGAGCAGAAGATGGACATTGCCAAGCTGAACGGCTGGAAAGACGGAATCGTTAAGAAGCTGACGGGCGGCGTGGGAGCCTTGTTCAAGGCAAACAAAATTACGCACCTGATCGGCGAGGCCAGCTTTGTAGACGCGCATACCGTGAAAGTGGGCGACAAGACCTACACGGCGGGCAGCTTCATCATTGCTACCGGCAGCGAACCCGCCAAACTGCCAGGCCTGGACGTGAATCAGGTGGATATCGTGGATTCCACGGGCGCACTGGTGATGCCTGACCCCGTGCCAGCGCGAATGCTGTGTGTGGGCGGCGGCGTCATCGGCTTCGAGTTCTCGCATGTGTACAACAACATGGGCAGCACCGTGAAAGTCATCGAGTTTCTGCCCAACGTGATTCCGGGGGCCGACGCCGACGCGGTGAAGGAATTCGCCAAGTCCATGACCAAGCAGGGCATCAAAATCGAGACGCAGACGAAGGCGAACAAGGCCGAGAAAAAGGCCGACGGCATTCACGTGGAACTGGAAAGCGTGAAGACCGGCGAGAAGCGCACTGAGGTCTTTGACCGTGTGCTGGTAGCTGTGGGCCGCCGCCCCCGCACCGATGGCCTGAATATGGCCGCCGCCGGCGTGAACGTGACCGACCGGGGCTTTATCCCCGCCGACTTGCAGCAGCGCACCAACATTCCCCACATCTTTTCGGTGGGCGACGTGGCCGGAAACCCCATGCTGGCGCACAAGGCCATGAAAGAAGGTCTGGTGGCCGCCGAAGTGATCGCCGGAAAACCCGCCGCGCAGGACGCTGTGGCGATACCCGGCGTGGTGTACACCAGCCCTGAACTGGCCTGGGTGGGCCTGACCGAGCAGGAAGCCAAAGACAAGGGCTATAAGGTCAAAACGGGCACCTTCCCGCTCAGTGCGTCGGGCCGTGCCATGACCCTCCAGCAAACCGACGGCTTCGTGAAAATGGTCGTCGAGGCCGACTCCGATCTGCTCTTGGGTGTGCATATCGTGGGGCCGCACGCCTCCGATTTGCTGGGTGAGGCCGGTCTGGCGCTGGAAATGGCCGCCACCGCCACCGACATCGCCCTGACCATCCACGCGCACCCCACGTTGGGCGAAAGTGTGCTGGAGGCGGCGGAAGCGGTACACAAGCAGGCCATTCACATCATGAACCGCTGA
- the coaBC gene encoding bifunctional phosphopantothenoylcysteine decarboxylase/phosphopantothenate--cysteine ligase CoaBC, producing MAAVKAPSVLRRLRERGARVQVIATRAALEFITPLSLATAADTAVATDQTWFEPRPDAQHLTLARADAVVIVGASADLLARAAGGHGADLAAATLLSVRGPVLWVPAMNEQMWRHPAVQANAATLRGWGHQFLGPEVGAFGSRGEGAGLGRMAEPEDIAAATLALLAPAVPQDLAGVRVVVSAGPTREYLDPVRFISNPSSGKMGFAVAQEAQSRGAEVTLITGPVTLPDPAGVQVVRIETALEMKAAVDEAAQNAGIVVMTAAIADYRAAHQSGEKQAKVAGDVSIHLTPNPDILAGLGTEQPHHPERVLVGFAMETHAGVERAALKAQRKNADFILLNYPTREGTSFGGDDNQVTLVRPDATFEDWPRISKREVARKLLDEAVNIRQSKSFLTDH from the coding sequence ATGGCGGCGGTCAAGGCTCCATCGGTGCTGCGGCGTTTGCGAGAGCGCGGGGCGCGGGTGCAGGTCATCGCCACCCGTGCGGCGCTGGAATTTATTACGCCCCTGAGCTTGGCAACGGCTGCCGACACCGCCGTCGCCACCGATCAAACGTGGTTCGAGCCTCGCCCTGACGCCCAACACCTCACGCTGGCACGGGCGGATGCCGTGGTCATTGTGGGTGCTTCAGCCGATTTGTTGGCGCGGGCGGCGGGCGGGCACGGGGCCGATCTGGCCGCCGCGACGTTGCTCAGCGTGCGCGGCCCGGTGCTGTGGGTTCCGGCCATGAACGAGCAGATGTGGCGGCATCCGGCGGTGCAGGCCAACGCCGCCACCCTACGCGGCTGGGGCCATCAGTTTTTGGGGCCAGAAGTGGGCGCGTTCGGCTCGCGGGGAGAGGGAGCCGGGCTGGGGCGCATGGCCGAACCGGAAGACATCGCGGCGGCAACGCTGGCGTTACTCGCGCCTGCCGTGCCGCAAGACCTCGCGGGCGTGCGGGTGGTGGTGTCGGCTGGCCCCACCCGCGAATACCTTGATCCGGTGCGCTTTATCTCCAATCCCAGCAGCGGCAAGATGGGCTTTGCGGTGGCGCAGGAGGCCCAGTCACGCGGCGCAGAAGTGACGCTGATTACTGGGCCAGTGACCCTGCCCGATCCGGCAGGGGTGCAGGTGGTGCGAATAGAAACGGCGCTGGAAATGAAGGCCGCTGTAGACGAAGCCGCTCAGAATGCTGGAATCGTGGTGATGACTGCCGCCATTGCCGACTACCGCGCCGCCCACCAATCGGGGGAAAAGCAGGCCAAAGTCGCGGGCGACGTGTCCATTCACCTCACGCCCAATCCCGATATTCTGGCCGGGCTGGGAACCGAACAGCCCCACCACCCAGAGCGCGTGTTGGTGGGCTTTGCCATGGAAACGCACGCGGGCGTGGAGCGGGCGGCCCTGAAGGCCCAGCGCAAGAATGCAGACTTTATTCTGCTGAATTACCCCACCCGCGAAGGCACCAGCTTCGGCGGTGACGACAATCAGGTGACCCTCGTGCGTCCCGACGCCACCTTTGAGGACTGGCCCCGCATCAGCAAGCGAGAAGTGGCCCGGAAATTGTTAGACGAAGCGGTGAACATCAGGCAGTCAAAATCTTTTCTCACTGACCACTAA
- a CDS encoding GNAT family N-acetyltransferase — MTTGQLTVLENGLARIAQAEAQGLLAYAQAQATFGPITAIFSGAELPVNIATLAPDSTPTAEEFRATADFFESRGVQASVQAFSNVDTETLAALAEADFALTQILHVYLHPLTTLPDLSAIAVQDAPPELWTAVACRAFGPGSEAIMGVNAELPNITRVMAWLDDQPAGVGLMGTDLGVAMFFSGATLSEQRRRGVQSALLTARLHLAAQQGADLASVNVTPGSGSERNIRRARFVQCGARLRFEHTKLGG, encoded by the coding sequence ATGACTACTGGGCAATTGACCGTGTTGGAGAATGGACTGGCCCGAATAGCACAGGCAGAAGCTCAGGGACTGCTCGCTTACGCACAGGCTCAGGCCACTTTCGGCCCTATCACCGCCATTTTTTCGGGGGCAGAGTTGCCCGTGAATATTGCTACCCTTGCACCAGACAGCACTCCGACTGCCGAGGAGTTTCGGGCCACTGCCGACTTTTTCGAGTCGCGGGGGGTACAGGCAAGTGTGCAGGCTTTCAGTAACGTGGACACAGAAACGCTGGCGGCATTGGCCGAGGCAGACTTCGCGCTCACTCAAATCTTGCACGTGTATTTGCACCCGCTGACCACACTGCCCGATTTGTCTGCCATTGCTGTGCAGGACGCGCCCCCCGAACTCTGGACAGCGGTGGCCTGCCGAGCCTTCGGGCCGGGCAGCGAGGCCATTATGGGGGTGAATGCGGAGTTGCCCAACATCACACGGGTGATGGCGTGGCTGGACGATCAGCCTGCCGGAGTGGGACTGATGGGAACAGACCTGGGCGTGGCTATGTTCTTCAGCGGAGCTACTTTGTCAGAGCAGCGCAGGCGGGGCGTGCAATCGGCGTTGCTGACAGCCCGCCTGCATCTGGCGGCACAGCAAGGGGCAGATCTCGCCAGCGTGAACGTGACCCCCGGCTCCGGCAGCGAACGGAATATCCGCCGCGCCAGATTTGTCCAATGCGGCGCACGGCTGCGATTTGAACACACGAAATTGGGGGGCTGA
- a CDS encoding M3 family oligoendopeptidase has product MTAQLEAVERILAVPEDQTRWDTFAPRYQVLQNAELTAADVPAWLAQWSAVDADLTQARSKLSTRADLHTDDEAIQARFQAFVQDVIPGVQRAEQALTEKLLAVPDYVPAPDFALNYRRFRDAAALFREANVELGTTHEQQMSRHGVITGNQNVTLDGESVTVPQAKAKLDDPDRAARETAWRALAASNLEVAPDLDALMLELITTRQQLARNADLGNFRDYTWKRLDRVDYTPADCTAFHEAVREEVVPLTTRMMADIAAKLGLDTVRPWDYNRNNLLDPEGRAPLKPFHTGAELEDLAQTAFDALDADLGKRFRSMRGGLLDLESRPGKMAHAYCEYYPVENQPFVLMNVVGTGEDVRVLFHEVGHAFHGFYSGDAQPLLWNRWSPIEFVEIPSMAMEFLTLDHLGHALTPEELNRYRQKQLEGVVAFLPWAAQMDAFQHWLYAEAPADLTIADLDSKWLELDRTFHPFINWDGLDQNIRAKGWQYYHIFRAPCYYIEYAMCYLAAVGIWQQARLDPAAALTKYKAALRLGSTAPNPELYRAAGVEFRFDREYIKGLMGFLGEQLA; this is encoded by the coding sequence ATGACCGCACAACTAGAGGCTGTGGAACGCATTCTGGCCGTTCCCGAAGACCAAACCCGCTGGGACACGTTTGCGCCGCGCTATCAGGTGTTGCAAAACGCTGAACTGACTGCAGCGGACGTTCCCGCCTGGCTGGCCCAGTGGAGCGCCGTGGACGCCGATCTGACGCAGGCCCGCTCCAAACTCTCGACCCGTGCCGACCTGCACACCGATGACGAGGCAATACAGGCCCGCTTTCAGGCGTTTGTGCAGGACGTGATTCCCGGCGTCCAGCGGGCCGAGCAAGCCCTGACCGAAAAGTTGCTGGCCGTGCCCGATTACGTGCCCGCCCCCGATTTTGCCCTGAATTACCGCCGATTCCGCGACGCTGCCGCCCTGTTCCGTGAGGCGAACGTAGAACTAGGCACCACCCACGAGCAGCAGATGTCGCGGCATGGCGTCATCACGGGCAACCAGAACGTGACACTGGACGGCGAAAGTGTAACCGTGCCGCAGGCCAAAGCCAAGCTGGACGACCCTGACCGCGCTGCCCGCGAAACCGCATGGCGAGCATTGGCGGCCAGCAATCTGGAGGTGGCCCCCGATCTGGACGCGCTGATGCTGGAACTGATCACTACGCGCCAGCAATTGGCCCGCAACGCCGATCTGGGCAATTTCCGTGATTACACCTGGAAGCGCCTGGACCGCGTGGACTACACGCCCGCCGACTGCACCGCCTTCCATGAGGCCGTGCGCGAGGAAGTGGTGCCGCTGACGACCCGCATGATGGCCGACATTGCCGCCAAACTGGGCCTCGATACTGTGCGCCCCTGGGATTACAACCGCAACAATCTGCTTGACCCGGAAGGCCGCGCACCGCTGAAGCCCTTTCATACAGGCGCAGAACTCGAAGACCTCGCCCAGACCGCCTTTGACGCGTTGGACGCCGATCTGGGTAAACGTTTCCGCTCTATGCGCGGCGGCCTGCTGGATCTGGAATCGCGCCCCGGCAAAATGGCCCACGCCTACTGCGAGTATTACCCCGTCGAAAATCAACCCTTTGTGCTGATGAACGTGGTGGGTACGGGCGAAGACGTGCGGGTGCTGTTTCACGAGGTCGGTCACGCCTTCCACGGCTTTTACAGTGGCGATGCCCAACCGTTGCTCTGGAACCGCTGGAGTCCGATTGAGTTCGTAGAGATTCCCAGCATGGCCATGGAATTCCTGACGCTCGATCATCTGGGCCACGCCCTGACGCCCGAAGAACTGAACCGCTACCGCCAGAAGCAACTGGAAGGCGTGGTGGCCTTCTTGCCGTGGGCCGCGCAGATGGACGCTTTTCAACACTGGCTCTACGCCGAAGCGCCCGCCGATTTGACCATCGCCGATTTGGATTCCAAGTGGTTGGAGCTTGACCGTACCTTCCATCCATTCATCAACTGGGACGGGCTGGATCAGAACATCCGGGCCAAAGGCTGGCAGTATTACCACATCTTCCGAGCGCCCTGTTATTACATCGAGTACGCCATGTGCTACCTCGCGGCGGTGGGAATCTGGCAGCAGGCGCGGCTTGACCCAGCAGCGGCCCTCACCAAATACAAAGCCGCCCTGCGCCTTGGCAGCACCGCCCCCAACCCAGAGTTGTACCGTGCAGCGGGCGTCGAATTCCGCTTTGACCGCGAGTACATCAAGGGGCTGATGGGCTTTTTGGGCGAGCAGTTGGCGTAG
- a CDS encoding GNAT family N-acetyltransferase, whose product MTATSVQVEAFDKGAASPQERLAAAELIMACYAAAYPEDPPLVQGQVAATLGDHLPDERVLPFMVRRGQQVIGWAKLEFSLTQNLHAAHANIMVHPEHRRAGVGRALAATVEQQARQYGRRLVTFMTSDRVPAAQAFADNLGGEAALPMRQSQLVVGDVSAELLDHWCTRPEADPYQLHVWTTLPEEYLSRAADLMGVMNSAPRGDLDVEDWTITPDMIRGWEAMMAKEGEVCLTLAAEDPATGTLAGYTQLFWHPQRASIAYQGATGVRPEYRGTGLGKWLKAAALRELPTCCPGTHFIRTNNANVNAAMLAINVQMGFLPYAALTEWQIKLD is encoded by the coding sequence ATGACGGCAACAAGCGTACAGGTGGAAGCATTCGACAAGGGCGCGGCGTCCCCCCAAGAGCGGCTGGCAGCGGCAGAACTGATTATGGCCTGCTACGCGGCGGCCTATCCCGAAGACCCCCCACTGGTGCAGGGGCAGGTGGCGGCAACTTTAGGAGATCATCTGCCCGATGAACGGGTGTTGCCCTTTATGGTGCGGCGCGGCCAGCAAGTGATCGGCTGGGCCAAACTGGAATTCAGCCTCACCCAGAATTTGCATGCCGCACACGCCAATATCATGGTTCATCCCGAACACCGCCGCGCAGGAGTGGGCCGCGCTCTGGCCGCTACAGTCGAGCAGCAAGCCCGCCAATACGGGCGGCGGCTCGTGACCTTCATGACCTCTGACCGGGTGCCTGCTGCCCAAGCTTTTGCCGACAATCTGGGCGGAGAAGCCGCGCTGCCCATGCGCCAGAGTCAATTGGTGGTGGGGGATGTGAGTGCCGAACTTTTAGACCACTGGTGTACCCGTCCCGAAGCCGATCCCTACCAGCTGCACGTCTGGACGACCCTTCCCGAAGAGTACCTCAGCCGCGCCGCCGACCTGATGGGCGTCATGAACAGTGCGCCAAGGGGTGACTTGGACGTGGAGGACTGGACGATCACACCCGATATGATCCGGGGCTGGGAAGCGATGATGGCCAAAGAGGGCGAGGTCTGCCTGACGTTGGCCGCCGAAGACCCGGCCACAGGCACGCTGGCCGGATATACACAACTGTTCTGGCATCCTCAGCGGGCCAGCATTGCCTATCAGGGCGCAACCGGCGTGCGGCCAGAATACCGGGGCACGGGCCTCGGCAAATGGCTCAAGGCCGCCGCCCTGCGCGAGTTGCCCACCTGTTGCCCCGGCACACACTTTATTCGTACCAACAACGCCAACGTCAACGCGGCCATGCTCGCCATCAATGTGCAGATGGGCTTTTTGCCCTACGCAGCCTTAACCGAATGGCAGATCAAGCTGGACTGA